In Prunus dulcis chromosome 1, ALMONDv2, whole genome shotgun sequence, the following are encoded in one genomic region:
- the LOC117616511 gene encoding 50S ribosomal protein L6, chloroplastic: MASSITSSLQTSNLRSAFLGERNGFSVCSVSVTHVGFLKKTIECKESRIGKQPIEVPSNVSIKLEGQALEVKGPLGQLSMTYPREVLVQKEDSGFLRVRKALETRRANQMHGLFRTLTDNMVVGVSKGFEKRLQLVGVGYRATLEGRILVLSLGFSHPVRMDIPDGIQVKVEENTRVVVSGYDKSAIGQFAASIRKWRPPEPYKGKGVKYADEIIRRKEGKAGKKK, from the exons ATGGCTTCCTCAATTACCTCATCTTTGCAAACCAG CAATTTGCGGTCTGCCTTTTTGGGCGAGAGAAATGGATTCTCTGTTTGTAGTGTTTCTGTAACTCATGTTGGGTTTTTGAAAAAGACTATAGAATGTAAGGAATCCCGAATTGGAAAGCAACCTATTGAAGTGCCATCCAATGTGTCAATCAAATTGGAAGGTCAGGCTTTGGAAGTAAAGGGACCATTGGGGCAACTTTCGATGACTTACCCACGAGAAGTGCTGGTTCAAAAGGAGGATTCTGGGTTTCTAAGGGTCAGAAAGGCATTAGAGACTAGAAGGGCCAATCAAATGCATGGGCTTTTCAG GACACTGACGGACAATATGGTGGTGGGAGTGTCAAAAGGATTTGAGAAGAGGCTGCAATTAGTTGGCGTCGGTTATCGAGCAACCCTAGAAGGGAGGATCTTGGTATTAAGTCTTGGGTTTTCCCATCCAGTTAGGATGGATATTCCTGATGGCATACAGGTGAAGGTGGAAGAGAATACCAGAGTCGTTGTCAGTGGATATGACAAGAGCGCTATCGGCCAGTTTGCTGCGTCGATCAGGAAATGGAGACCCCCAGAACCATACAAAGGCAAGGGTGTGAAATATGCGGATGAAATTATAAGAAGAAAGGAGGGAAAGGcaggaaagaaaaagtaa
- the LOC117616766 gene encoding transmembrane protein 208 homolog, whose amino-acid sequence MANQGAKKRKEENTRHMANLRRLIVACNVIYVLLRMLIFHSTFTWKNWVALLLTSLAYYIPYKQLAQMATPSYGNDGELLDGGFDMTTGGVCGYMHDVIYITSFVQVMSIISGKFWYTYLLIPGFGVYKSWGFIKGFMSQGSEGGVEDEKTRKKREKMEKKASRGQFVKTRSR is encoded by the exons ATGGCAAATCAAGGTGCAAAGAAGCGTAAGGAAGAGAACACCCGGCACATGGCGAATCTCCGTCGCCTGATTGTGGCCTGTAAT GTTATTTATGTGTTGCTAAGGATGCTCATTTTCCATTCTACTTTCACCTGGAAAAATTGGGTTGCTTTGCTTCTGACATCCCTGGCTTATTACATCCCCTATAAACAACTTGCCCAGATGGCAACTCCTTCTTATGGCAATGATGGGGAACTTCTAGATGGTGGCTTTGATATGACCACTGGTGGAGTGTGTGG GTATATGCATGATGTAATTTACATCACAAGCTTCGTGCAAGTCATGTCCATAATCTCTGGAAAATTTTGGTACACCTATCTGCTG ATCCCAGGTTTTGGAGTATACAAATCATGGGGTTTCATTAAAGGATTTATGTCGCAAGGCTCAGAG GGAGGTGTTGAGGATGAAAAGACTcggaagaagagggaaaagatggagaagaaggcTTCAAGAGGCCAGTTTGTCAAGACAAGAAGTAGATAA
- the LOC117615625 gene encoding protein AE7-like has translation MVSGLINANPVVYEKKERRVRSVPSAAADEYAVEPIDQQEIFDHIRDIKDPEHPYSLEELKVISEDAIDVDDSRGSVRVTFTPTVEHCSMATVIGLCLRVKLLRSLPSRYKVDIRVAPGSHATEAAVNKQLNDKERVAAALENPGLLDMVDECLSPSYE, from the exons ATGGTATCTGGGTTAATAAATGCAAATCCAGTCGTCTACGAAAAGAAAGAGCGTCGGGTTCGTAGTGTCCCAAGTGCTGCTGCAGATGAATACGCTGTTGAACCCATTGACCAACAAGAAATTTTTG ATCATATTAGAGATATAAAAGACCCGGAACACCCTTACTCTTTGGAAGAGCTCAAAGTAATTTCAGAAGATGCAATTGACGTAGATGATAGTCGTGGCTCTGTCAg AGTCACATTTACTCCTACTGTGGAACATTGTAGTATGGCAACAGTTATTGGTCTTTGCTTACGTGTTAAACTCTTGAGGAGCCTGCCTTCTCGTTACAAG GTGGATATTAGGGTGGCACCCGGATCTCATGCAACTGAAGCTgctg TTAATAAGCAACTGAATGATAAAGAACGGGTGGCAGCGGCATTGGAAAACCCAGGCCTTCTGGATATGGTTGACGAATGCCTTTCTCCTTCATATGAGTGA